Part of the Desulfohalovibrio reitneri genome is shown below.
ACCGGCGGCTACGGCTGGCTGGAAATGGCCATCTTCGGCCAGCTCCCCCTCATGCTCATGCTGGCCATCATCCTGGGCAAGACCGTGGCCACCTCCATGACCATCGGCTCCGGCATGTCCGGCGGCATGTTCGCCCCCGCCCTCTTCGTGGGCGGCATGACAGGCGGAATGGTGGGCAAGCTGGCCCATATCCGCTACCCCCACATCGTCGGCGAACCCGGGGCCTACGTCCTGGTGGGCATGGCCGCCTTCTTCGCGGGCGTGGCCAACGCCCCCATCGGGCCGCTGATCATGGTCACGGAGATTACCCAGGGCTACGGCCTGCTCGCGCCCCTCATGCTCGCCTCCGCCCTGGCCCTGGTGCTCTGCCGCCGCACCTCCCTCTACGAACACCAGGTGGAAAACAAGTTCGAGTCGCCGGCGCACGTCAACGACGCCACCATCAACATCCTCGAGGAACTCCAGGTCAAGGACTTCTACAAGAAAGGGCGCGTCACCGTTCTGGAAGAGTCCATGAACCTCAAGGTCCTCACCCACATCATCGCTAACACCAACGAACTCTTCTTCCCCGTGCGCGGCGACGACGACCGTATCTCCGGCATCCTCACCCTCCAGGACGTGCGCAAAGTCCTCTACGAGGACGCCCTCTTCGAGCTCATCGTCGCCCGCGACCTCATGCGCAAGCCCGCCTTCCTCTACCCCAATGACGACCTCTACACCGCCCTGCTGCAATTCGTGGACACCGACTACGGACAAATCCCCGTCATCGACCCCGACGACGCCACCGACGTCCTCGGCATCATCAACCGCCACGACGTCTTCCAGGCCTACTCCCAGACTATAAGAAGGTTGAAGGAAGAATAAGATTTCGCCCTGGCGGGCGACCAGGGCCTGCGCGGCCCTGGACCCGCGGCAAAGTAACTTTGCATGTGGGTTCGCGGGATGGGGCGCGCCATGGGCATACGCGGGAGCGCTCCGGCGAACCTGCGATTGTGGTGATTTCCCAGCCAGTAAAACCTCGCCCTGGCCGTTTGGCTCCAGATGCGTTCAACGCGGAATTGGGCCGCTATTCCCAGCCAACCCCCGCCCACACCCCCGCCGACCTCACCCCATTCCCCGCCACCCGTGATTTTCCCAAATCTCCATTTGCCCTGCCCGGGGGGTGCTGGTATTGCCGCCGGATGCATGAACTGTTGAAGGATCCGCGTTTGCGGATCATTTTCGGCGTCACGTTGATGGTGGTTTTGGGGGTTTCCTCGATTATTCCCATTTTGCCGGACATGGGCCGGGCGTTCGGCGTGGGGCCGGAGAAGATAGGCTGGGTGGTGGCCGCCTTCACCATTCCGGGCGTGTTTTTGACGCCGTTTCTGGGGATGCTGGCGGACAGGTGGGGGCGCAAGCTGGTGCTGGTGCCCTCCATGGTGCTATTCGCCCTGGCCGGGTCGGCTTGCGCCTTCGCGCCGGATTTCTCCAGCTTGCTGGTGCTCCGGCTTTTGCAGGGCGTGGGGGCTTCGGCGCTGGGGGTTTTGGCCACCACCATGCTGGGGGATTTCTGGTCCGGCCGGGAGCTGGCCACGGTGATGGGGTTCAACGCCGGGGCGCTGTCCGTGGGCACGGCGGCCTATCCCTTCATCGGCGGGCTGCTGGGGCTGTTCGGCTGGCGGTATCCCTTTGTCCTGCCGCTGGTGGCCCTGCCGTTGGCCTGGGTGGTGCTGACAAAGCTGGAGACGGTGCCGTCCTCCCGTGACGAAAAGTTTTTAAGCTACCTGCGCGGTTCGCTGCGGGAGATGAAGACGCGCACGGTGCTGGGGCTTTTGCTGTCCGCCCTGGTGACGTTCGTTCTGCTGTACGGACCGCTGGTGACCTACTACCCGGTGCTCTTGTCCAGCCGGTTCGAGGCCTCGCCCTTCATCATCGGGCTGATTATTTCCGTCTCTTCGTTCTTCACCGCGCTGGCCTCGTCGCAGCTGGGAAGGCTTTCCGCCATGGTGGGGGAGAAGCGCCTAATCCGGGTGGCCTACCTGCTGTACGCCATAGCCTTCGGGGTGACGCCATTCATCGGCGAGAAGTGGTGGCTTCTCGCGCCGGTGACCTGTTTCGGTCTGGCCCAGGGGCTGAACATTCCATCGGCGCTGACGCTTCTGAACACACTGGCTCCGGGCAAGTACAGGGGCATGTTCATGGCCGCCAACGCCACCATCCTGCGCGTCGGCCAGTCCATCGGCCCGCTGCTCATGGGCGGGGTCTACCTCCTGGCCGGGCTGGAAGGAGTATTCCTGCTGGCTTCGGCCATGGCCGTGGCCATGGGCCTGGCCTGCTTCAAGCTCATCCGGTAGCGCCGCGCAAGACGCTTGCCAGGGAGTCGGACCATGGTATTGTGGCCGTAAAACACGGAGGTCCCCATGCCCGGTAAAACGTGGCTCGCCTTGCTGATACTGGCGGCGATGCTGGCCGGTTGCGCCAAGCCGACCATGACGCTGTCCAACTTCAGGTTCCATTGCAACTTCGTCACCAACCGCAACCTGCATCGGTATCCGGCGGCCTGCAGCTCCTTTACCCGCAAGCGCATCTGCAACGACTACTCAGACGGCCTGGCCGCCCTGGGAGCGGACGCGGATCTGCGCCAGTGCCTGCAAACCTGCGACCGGCTGCGCAAGGAAGTGCGCAGCAAGACGCAGGCGGCCATCAACTGCATCGACATCCTGGATAACGCGGACCTCAACTGCAAGATTTACTGCCGCCGCAACTACGAGGGGACGCTGGCCGATTCGGATACCGCCTTCCTTGCCCCGCGCGCGGAAAGAAACTAGGCTCCCGCAAAACCCAAACTTTCCGGGGGCGACATGTCTGACGCGATAAAGGCGGAAAAACTGACGAGCTGGGGCATCCCCTTTGACGAATACCTGGTTGTATCCGGGCCGTGCAGCGCCGAGAGCGAGGAGCAGGTGCTGGCCACGGCCAAGGGGCTGGCCGAGCTTGGCCGGGTGAACATGCTGCGGGCGGGCATCTGGAAGCCCCGCACGCGGCCCGGATCCTTCGAGGGCGTGGGCAAGGAGGGGCTGTACTGGTTGAAACAGGCGGGCAAGGAGGTCGGCCTGCCCGTGACCTGCGAGGTGGCCACCCCGCAACACGTGGAAGAGGCCCTGGAGGCGGGCATCGACGTGCTCTGGATCGGGGCGCGCACCACCGTGAACCCCTTCTCGGTGCAGCCCATCGCCGACGCCCTCAAGGGCGTGGACATCCCGGTCATGGTCAAGAACCCCATCAACCCGGACATCGAGCTGTGGCTGGGTGCGCTGGAGCGGGTGCAGACCTCGGGAATCACCAAGCTGGCGGCCATCCACCGGGGCTTCACCGCCTACAAGAAGTCCCGCTTCCGCAACAAGCCCAACTGGAAGATTCCCATCGAGCTGCGCCGCCGCGTGCCCTCGCTGCCCATCATCTGCGACCCCTCCCACATTTGCGGCACCCGCGCACTCATCCAGGAAGTCGCCCAGACCGCCCTGGACCTGACCTTCGACGGCCTGATGATCGAGTCGCACATCGACCCGGACTCGGCCTTGTCCGACGCCAAGCAGCAGCTCAAGCCCAAGGCCCTGGGCAAGGTGCTGGCCGCGCTGCAGACCAAGAAGGAGAAGGCCGGGTCGGAGCAGGCCGCCTACCTGGACAACATGCGCGGCATCCTGGACCAGATCGACACCGCCCTGCTGGGGCTCATCCGGCAGCGCATGGACGTTTCCCGCTCCATCGGCGCCTTCAAGAAGGCCAACGGCATCTCCGTGTACCAGCCCAAGCGCTGGAAGCAGACCCTGCAGCAGCGCATCCGCCAGGGCAAGGAGTTGGGGCTGGACGAGGATTTCGTACTGCGCGTCTACCAGTACGTGCATGAGGAATCCATCCGCCACCAGGAGTCCGGGGCCTCCGACCTGACCGGGGAAAGGGACTGATGGAGGAGGTGCGGGTCTGCCTCCGCCGGGAGGAGGACCTTTCCTATGACATCCGCGTGGGGCCGGGGCAGTTGGACAGGGTGGCCGACGACCTGGCGGCGCGCCCCGTGGCCGCTCGCTATCTGGTGCTCACCGACGCCACCGTGGGCGAACTGTACGCCGGGGAGTTGCGGCGGCAACTGGTTGAGCGCGGCCTGTGCGCCGGGTACGTGGAGGTGCGGCCGGGCGAGGAGTCAAAAAGTCTGGCCGTGCTGGAGCGGGTGCTCTCTCAGATGCTGGCCCAGCGCGTGGACCGGGGCGACTGCCTGCTGGCCGTGGGCGGCGGCGTGGTCGGCGATCTGGGCGGCTTCGCAGCGGGCTGCTACATGCGCGGCATCCCCTTCGCGCAGGTGCCCACCACGCTTTTGTCCCAGGTGGATTCCTCGGTGGGCGGCAAGACCGCTGTCAACCTGCCCGGGGCCAAGAACGCCTGCGGCCTCTTCCATCAGCCCGCCCGCGTGTACGCCGACGTGCGCGCCCTGGCCACCCTGCCGGAGTTCGAGCTGCGCAGCGGGCTGGCCGAGGTGGTCAAGTACGCCCTCATCGCGGACGAGGGGTTCGCCGCCTATCTGGAGGAAAACGCCCGCTCCCTGCTGGCCCTGGAGGACGAGGCCGCCACCCGCACCGTGGCCGCCTGCTGCTCCCTCAAGGCCGGCGTGGTGGAGCGGGACGAGCGGGAGTCCGGCCCGCGCATGATTCTCAACTACGGCCACACCATCGGTCACGCCCTGGAGGACATCAGCTCCTACGGCCTCAGCCACGGCGAGGCCGTGGCCTACGGCATGCGCTGCATGTCGCGTCTGGCGGGCATGACCGGCATGCTGTCGCCCAGCGACCAGGCCCGGCACGACCGGCTTTTGAACGCCTTCGGCCTGGCCACCAGGCCACTGGATCTGGACGTGGACCGTGTGCTGGCCGCCACCGCCACGGACAAGAAGGCCCGGGGCGGGGTGCTGCGGCTGGTGGTGCCCACCGCCCTGGGCAGGGTGGAGGTCCGCGACGACGTGGACCGCCACCTGCTGCGCCGGGCGGTGGCCGAAACCCTGGCCGATCCGGCCTAGCTCCGGCGGGAGGCGGCTGTGGGCGCGAAGAAAAAGGAAGTCTACGAGCTGCGGTGGATCACGGACTCGCTGGCCGTGGGCTCCGCCCCCATGTCCTACGCCGACCTGGAGTCCATCAAGGACCAGGGCGTGCGGGCCGTGCTGAACCTGTGCGCCGAGTTCTGCGACCTGCACTGGCTGGAGTCCGAGTCCGGGCTGGAGGTCTACTACCTGCCCATCCCGGACGAGAAGGCACCGGACATGGACGAGCTGGAGAAGGCCCTGGAGTGGCTGGACGGGGAAATCTACCTCGGCCGCAAGGTGCTGGTGCACTGCCGCTTCGGCATAGGCCGCACCGGTACGGTGATCAAGGCCTGGCTGCTGCGCAAGGGGCTGACCTCCAAGCAGGCTGACAAGCGGCTGCACGGCTTCCGCTCCCAGCCGGCAAATTTCGGCCAATGGCGGTTCCTGCGCCGCTACGGCAAGCAGCAGAGCAAGCTGACCATCCGCGAGCCCTCCCTGGAGCACAACCGCCAGGTGGACCTGGCCCCCTTCTTCGCCGACTACGAGGCCCTTTTGGAGCGGCTGGACGAGGAATTGCGGGAGCAGGGCGTCACCGAGCGCTGCGGCATGGAGCACGACGGCTGCTGCACCTCCCTGGTGCGGCTTTCCCTGGCGGCGGCGGTGTACATCCACCACGCCTCCAACCTGTCCCTGGGCCGCCGCGACCGCGAGGAGGTCAAGAGCCGGGCCGTGGAGGCGGGCAAGACGCAGCGGCGGGTGCAGCGGGAGGTGCGGGCGCGGACCGGCCACGGAGGGCTCACCCCGGAGGTCTCGCGCGCCTACCGCAAGGAGGGCGTCACCTGCCCCTTGAGCGAGCTTGGCGAGTGCCGCATCTTTCCCCAGCGCCCGGTTTCCTGCCGCCTGTCCGATCTGCCCAGGGAGAAGCGGGCGGAGCTGCGGCTGGAGCTTTCCCCCTCCCTGCGCAAGCTCTCCGGCGACCTCTTCCAGGCCTACGCCGGAACCTTCCCCAAGACCCTGGACGCCACCTTCTCCCTGAACAACGTCCTCACCGGCCGCTTCGTGCAGGAGTTTTTCCACCTGCTGGTGAAGAACGAAGCGTCCCGGGGGGCGGCTGCTCCCTGACGGCGGGGGAAAACCCTCTCACCGAAACCCCCCCATTCACTCCCCTGTCGCTTCCGCGCTTTTCCGGTAGTGCTGACAATGAACCGGAAAAGGAAAACAAGGAGTCGATCATGGGTAAAGCGAATGAAATGTACCAGTGCCAGGTTCACAACTGCGGCTACGTGTACGACCCGGAAGTGGGCGACCCCCCCCGGGGCATCAAGCCCGGAACCCAGTTCCAGGACCTGCCCGAGGACTGGAAGTGCCCCATTTGCGGCGCGCACAAGCACATGTTCAAGCCCCTGGCCGGTCCCGGCTCCGTGCTGTACGAGAACGTGCGCCACCACGCGGGCATGGCCGGGTACAGCGACCAGGAGATCGAGAAGCACATCGCCAAGGGCGATGTGCGCATCACCAGCCGCGTGGCCGCTTCGGCCCGGGGGGCCGCCCCGGCTGACGTGGACATCCACAAGTCCGTGGACCACCAGGACAAGGAACCTCAGGCCTAACTGCCAAAGGACGTCCAGTCCGGCGAACCGAAGCGGGCGGCGGGGAGCGCGAGGCTCCCCGCCGCCCGTTTTTATTGGAACGTGAAGAAAAGCGCGGGCCGGGTCAGACGGACTGCCCGGCGGCCATGCCCGAGGCCAGGGCCCAGTGCAGGTTGTAGCCGCCCAGCCGCCCGGTGACGTCCAGGCATTCCCCCACGACGAACAGCCCCGCCACGCTTTGGGCCTCCATGGTCTTGGAGGAGATGGCCCGCGTGTCCACGCCCCCGGCGGTGACTTCGGCCTTGGCCCAGGCATCGGGCGGCAACAGGCCAAGGTCGTGGCGGTGCAGGGCGTCGAGTTTCTCCGGCCAGTCCGCGCCCAGGTCGCCCAGGGTGCCGTTCCAGCCGAGCAGGCGGCACAGGGCGGCGGCCAGTCGTTTGGGCAGCGGGCGGGCCAGGGCGTTGCGGACCAGCATCTTGTCCCGGCCCGCCAGTTCTCTAGCCAAGTCCAGACCCGGCAGCCAGTCCACCACCAGATGTTCCCCGGCCCCCAGAAAGAGGGAGGCGTCCAGCGCGGCCGGGCCGGACAAGCCGGTGTGGGTGAAGAGCAGGTTGCCGGCCACGGGCCGGGGCGGGGGGGTGTCCAGATGCACGGCCACCCGGGCGGAGACGCCGGACAGCTCCCGGCAGACTGGCTTCAGGGGTCCGGCGGCGCGCAGGGGGACCAGGGCGGGACGCGGCTCGATGACCTCCAGCCTCAGGGAGCGGCAGACCGCGTAGCCATCGGGTGTCGCTCCCGCCTGAGGCCAGGCCGGGCCGCCGGAGGCCACCACCAGCTTGTCGCAGGCCACTTCGCCGCCGGATGTCTCCACCAGAAAGCCGCCGCCGTCGCGCTGGCGCACGGACAGCACGGCCGTCTCCAGCCGGATGCGCGCCCCGGCTTGGCGGGCGCGCTCTTCCAGCCAGTCCGCCACCGCCTCCGCGCCCTGGGCGCAGAAGATGCGGCCCGGCTCGTGCGGCTCCACCGTGTCCAGGCCGCCTTTGTGCAGCAAGTCGACCGCCTGCCAGGGGGTGAAGCGGGCCAGGGCGGACTTGGCGAAGTGGGGGTTGGCGCACAGGTAGTCGCCCGCGTCCAACTCCAGGTTGGTCAGGTTGCAGCCGCCGCCCCCGGCGATGCGCACCTTGCGCGCGGTTCCCGGGCCGCGCTCCAGGACGAGCGTGTCCAGTCCCCGGGAGGCGGCCTCGGCAGCGCAGGTCAGCCCGGCGGCCCCCGCGCCCATGATGCAGACGTGGCAACGCATGACCGGGCAGGTGTAGCCCAGGCGAGGCCGGGCGGCAATGGCTGCGGGCTATCCAGCCGGGAAGTTGCGGGAAAACGGATTGTTACGAACGCCGTCACACTGGCGTGATACGCGCGGCACGCTTGTCTGCTTTTCTGCCCCCGCGTTCCGCACGGGAGGGGGACTCCCGCGGCGCGCCAGGAAGGCCGAATCATTCGGCGAACTCACCGCGGGAAAAAGGAATGCTCCGGAAAATACCCTTTCGCACCAAGCTGGTCATCGCCTCCCTGTTCATCGTTTTCGTGACCCTGGCCTGCATGGCCGCCACCCAGTTCGTCACCACCAAGCGCGGCTACCTGCGCAACGGCCAGGAGACGCTGTCCAACGTCAGCCGTTCCCTGCGCGAGCTGGCCAGCCTGCAGCACGACCTCAAGAAGAAGAACGCCGCCTCGGACCTGAGCATCATGCGGACCCAGTTCGAGTTGAAGGGCTTCCCCATCGTCCAGCCGCTGATGGAGGTGGAGGCCCCCCTTCGCTCCCAGCGCGGCGGACAGCCCGCCAAGGCCACCCTGCCCGGTTTCAAGCTGGGCCCGAAGTTCCTGCACGAGGACACCGGCCTGGTGGACAAGGTCACCGATCTCACCGGGGCCTGGGCCTCGGTTCTGCAACTGCACGAGGACAGGCTCATCCGGGTGAGCACCAGCGTGCAGGCGGACGGCGGACGCGCCTCTTGGACGTATCTGGAGAACGACTCCCCCGCCTACCAGGCGCTTGAGCGCGGCGAGCCGGTCACTGCCCGCGCCTGGGTGGGGGACGGCTGGGCCATGGCCGCCTATGCCCCGGTCAAGGACATGGGCGACCA
Proteins encoded:
- the aroB gene encoding 3-dehydroquinate synthase, with the translated sequence MEEVRVCLRREEDLSYDIRVGPGQLDRVADDLAARPVAARYLVLTDATVGELYAGELRRQLVERGLCAGYVEVRPGEESKSLAVLERVLSQMLAQRVDRGDCLLAVGGGVVGDLGGFAAGCYMRGIPFAQVPTTLLSQVDSSVGGKTAVNLPGAKNACGLFHQPARVYADVRALATLPEFELRSGLAEVVKYALIADEGFAAYLEENARSLLALEDEAATRTVAACCSLKAGVVERDERESGPRMILNYGHTIGHALEDISSYGLSHGEAVAYGMRCMSRLAGMTGMLSPSDQARHDRLLNAFGLATRPLDLDVDRVLAATATDKKARGGVLRLVVPTALGRVEVRDDVDRHLLRRAVAETLADPA
- a CDS encoding rubredoxin, with amino-acid sequence MGKANEMYQCQVHNCGYVYDPEVGDPPRGIKPGTQFQDLPEDWKCPICGAHKHMFKPLAGPGSVLYENVRHHAGMAGYSDQEIEKHIAKGDVRITSRVAASARGAAPADVDIHKSVDHQDKEPQA
- a CDS encoding NAD(P)/FAD-dependent oxidoreductase yields the protein MRCHVCIMGAGAAGLTCAAEAASRGLDTLVLERGPGTARKVRIAGGGGCNLTNLELDAGDYLCANPHFAKSALARFTPWQAVDLLHKGGLDTVEPHEPGRIFCAQGAEAVADWLEERARQAGARIRLETAVLSVRQRDGGGFLVETSGGEVACDKLVVASGGPAWPQAGATPDGYAVCRSLRLEVIEPRPALVPLRAAGPLKPVCRELSGVSARVAVHLDTPPPRPVAGNLLFTHTGLSGPAALDASLFLGAGEHLVVDWLPGLDLARELAGRDKMLVRNALARPLPKRLAAALCRLLGWNGTLGDLGADWPEKLDALHRHDLGLLPPDAWAKAEVTAGGVDTRAISSKTMEAQSVAGLFVVGECLDVTGRLGGYNLHWALASGMAAGQSV
- a CDS encoding MFS transporter, whose protein sequence is MHELLKDPRLRIIFGVTLMVVLGVSSIIPILPDMGRAFGVGPEKIGWVVAAFTIPGVFLTPFLGMLADRWGRKLVLVPSMVLFALAGSACAFAPDFSSLLVLRLLQGVGASALGVLATTMLGDFWSGRELATVMGFNAGALSVGTAAYPFIGGLLGLFGWRYPFVLPLVALPLAWVVLTKLETVPSSRDEKFLSYLRGSLREMKTRTVLGLLLSALVTFVLLYGPLVTYYPVLLSSRFEASPFIIGLIISVSSFFTALASSQLGRLSAMVGEKRLIRVAYLLYAIAFGVTPFIGEKWWLLAPVTCFGLAQGLNIPSALTLLNTLAPGKYRGMFMAANATILRVGQSIGPLLMGGVYLLAGLEGVFLLASAMAVAMGLACFKLIR
- a CDS encoding chorismate mutase, with the translated sequence MSDAIKAEKLTSWGIPFDEYLVVSGPCSAESEEQVLATAKGLAELGRVNMLRAGIWKPRTRPGSFEGVGKEGLYWLKQAGKEVGLPVTCEVATPQHVEEALEAGIDVLWIGARTTVNPFSVQPIADALKGVDIPVMVKNPINPDIELWLGALERVQTSGITKLAAIHRGFTAYKKSRFRNKPNWKIPIELRRRVPSLPIICDPSHICGTRALIQEVAQTALDLTFDGLMIESHIDPDSALSDAKQQLKPKALGKVLAALQTKKEKAGSEQAAYLDNMRGILDQIDTALLGLIRQRMDVSRSIGAFKKANGISVYQPKRWKQTLQQRIRQGKELGLDEDFVLRVYQYVHEESIRHQESGASDLTGERD
- a CDS encoding protein-tyrosine phosphatase family protein, with product MGAKKKEVYELRWITDSLAVGSAPMSYADLESIKDQGVRAVLNLCAEFCDLHWLESESGLEVYYLPIPDEKAPDMDELEKALEWLDGEIYLGRKVLVHCRFGIGRTGTVIKAWLLRKGLTSKQADKRLHGFRSQPANFGQWRFLRRYGKQQSKLTIREPSLEHNRQVDLAPFFADYEALLERLDEELREQGVTERCGMEHDGCCTSLVRLSLAAAVYIHHASNLSLGRRDREEVKSRAVEAGKTQRRVQREVRARTGHGGLTPEVSRAYRKEGVTCPLSELGECRIFPQRPVSCRLSDLPREKRAELRLELSPSLRKLSGDLFQAYAGTFPKTLDATFSLNNVLTGRFVQEFFHLLVKNEASRGAAAP